Proteins encoded by one window of Sphaerodactylus townsendi isolate TG3544 linkage group LG04, MPM_Stown_v2.3, whole genome shotgun sequence:
- the LOC125431352 gene encoding 2-oxoglutarate receptor 1-like: MDIAAPDDVANVSDTLLNYDIAVLENCTNDVDELRTSYLPPLYSMIFVVAFPGNIIAISVYAFKMRPWKSSTIIMFNVACTDLLYLTGLPFLIHYYANGEHWVFGHFLCKFIRFGFHFNLYSSILFLTCFSVFRYLAVVHPMRTFHYRKKCWTVVACVAAWAISLAIVTPVNFLITSTDQENKSVCLDLTSSDNLDVIRWYNWLLTVLIFYVPLITVTICYALVIYTLATGPHTQNPYKQKARKLAFLLLVVFYVCFLPFHVFRIARIELRLHSVSCEVENQIHSIYIICRPLAALNTCANLLLYAIISDNFQQAILSVLRCRCSNFLQQSGSNSELNKSGIILKL, translated from the coding sequence ATGGACATAGCTGCACCAGATGATGTAGCAAACGTAAGTGACACGCTCCTGAATTATGACATAGCTGTTCTTGAGAACTGCACCAACGATGTGGATGAGCTCCGAACATCCTACCTGCCGCCTCTATACAGCATGATCTTCGTTGTGGCCTTTCCAGGCAACATCATTGCAATTTCTGTGTATGCTTTCAAAATGAGACCCTGGAAGAGCAGCACAATCATAATGTTCAATGTGGCCTGCACAGATTTATTGTACTTAACTGGCCTTCCTTTCCTGATTCACTACTATGCCAATGGGGAGCACTGGGTCTTTGGACACTTCCTGTGCAAGTTCATCCGCTTTGGTTTCCACTTCAACCTATACAGCAGCATCCTCTTTCTAACATGCTTCAGTGTCTTCCGATACTTAGCAGTTGTCCACCCAATGAGGACTTTTCACTATCGGAAGAAGTGTTGGACTGTTGTGGCCTGCGTTGCAGCTTGGGCCATTTCACTGGCAATTGTGACACCTGTGAACTTCTTGATTACCTCCACAGATCAAGAGAACAAATCAGTTTGCCTTGACCTAACTAGTTCTGACAACCTGGATGTTATTCGGTGGTACAACTGGCTTTTGACCGTCTTGATTTTCTATGTGCCTTTAATAACTGTGACCATTTGCTATGCCCTGGTCATCTACACCTTGGCTACAGGGCCCCATACTCAAAACCCTTATAAACAGAAGGCTCGTAAACTTGCCTTTCTTCTCCTGGTGGTCTTCTATGTGTGCTTCCTACCATTCCATGTCTTTAGGATTGCTCGAATTGAATTAAGACTGCATTCAGTTAGCTGTGAGGTTGAAAACCAAATCCACTCCATCTACATTATTTGTAGACCACTGGCTGCTCTGAACACATGCGCCAACCTATTGCTTTATGCCATAATCAGTGATAATTTCCAGCAGGCCATTCTGTCTGTTTTGAGATGCAGGTGCAGCAATTTCCTACAACAATCAGGGAGTAACAGTGAACTGAATAAGTCTGGAATTATATTAAAATTATGA